The proteins below are encoded in one region of Gemmatimonadaceae bacterium:
- the asnB gene encoding asparagine synthase (glutamine-hydrolyzing) has protein sequence MCGILGLIRRDAALEEPTLPLVMATRRVRHRGPDDEGYLLWNPDELTRVYAGDETSPQTRDTKRLVLLPSRTRWRVGLGHRRLSIVDLSPGGHQPMLHHETGLAIVLNGEIYNHVELRADLERMGHRFASRSDTEVLLAAWAEWGPGCLDRLNGMFAFLLLDPRNGGTLHAVRDRFGVKPLYWAVVGGFIALASEIKQIRTLPGYKFAPDETGVRRYLVDARLDASSDTMHDGVHQLRGGERVAIDLRSRDAPVKVTRWYRFAPATTTRNLRDAAARVRELLTDSIALRLRADVPVGSCLSGGLDSSAIVCLAHRQLAAYDADAGQVTVTARHSDAAFDEWQYAEGVIRATHAKSVGVWPKSAELVSDLDELLWHMDEPFGSTSMYSQWCVFQAAADAGLKVMLDGQGSDEQLAGYGGNDTALYTGMLRRGRMLRLAGEINAYRRRQGTLPIAQLILAMRNVMPAVDTLLPARVRITRSMPTWLRAVAPNGHDDTPPIDLRDSLRRQTFDTSLPVLLRYEDRNSMAWSIESRVPFLDYRLVEFLAGLPDEMKLHRGVTKVVLRRAVADVLPPTVRDRRDKMGFVTPERTWLSEIPREWTREQLRVAIDCSPNVLHADAALKEVEDILAGRAPFSFLPWRFICLGRWLRNNSEGDDRSGDVSSDNASRQRTVQSAPV, from the coding sequence ACGAAGGCTACCTCCTATGGAATCCGGATGAGCTAACCCGCGTGTATGCAGGAGACGAAACGTCGCCTCAAACGCGCGATACGAAGCGACTCGTGCTCCTTCCGTCGCGCACTCGCTGGCGCGTCGGACTTGGCCACCGTCGGCTGTCGATCGTCGATCTTTCGCCGGGCGGCCATCAGCCGATGCTGCACCACGAAACCGGACTCGCCATCGTCCTAAACGGCGAGATCTACAACCACGTCGAGCTGCGCGCCGACCTCGAGCGGATGGGCCATCGGTTCGCGTCCCGCTCCGACACGGAAGTGCTCCTCGCCGCGTGGGCAGAGTGGGGGCCAGGGTGTCTCGATCGGTTGAATGGAATGTTCGCGTTTCTTCTGCTCGATCCACGGAATGGCGGGACGCTGCACGCCGTTCGCGATCGGTTCGGCGTCAAGCCGCTGTATTGGGCCGTCGTCGGCGGTTTCATCGCGCTCGCATCCGAGATTAAGCAGATCCGCACGCTGCCCGGGTACAAGTTCGCGCCTGACGAAACAGGTGTTCGCCGCTACCTGGTGGATGCGCGCCTCGACGCGTCGTCCGATACGATGCACGACGGCGTGCACCAGCTGCGTGGTGGCGAGCGAGTTGCCATCGACTTGCGGAGCCGCGATGCCCCCGTGAAGGTCACCAGGTGGTATCGGTTCGCTCCGGCCACGACGACGCGCAACCTCCGAGACGCCGCCGCACGTGTGCGCGAACTCCTAACTGACAGTATTGCGCTGCGCTTACGTGCCGACGTCCCAGTCGGATCGTGCCTGTCCGGCGGCCTTGACTCCTCCGCCATCGTCTGCCTCGCACATCGCCAGCTCGCCGCGTACGACGCGGATGCGGGGCAGGTGACCGTCACGGCGCGGCACTCGGACGCCGCCTTCGATGAATGGCAGTACGCGGAGGGAGTGATTCGCGCGACCCATGCCAAGTCCGTCGGTGTCTGGCCGAAGTCCGCCGAGCTCGTTTCCGACCTCGACGAATTGCTGTGGCACATGGACGAGCCTTTTGGCTCGACCAGCATGTACAGTCAGTGGTGCGTGTTTCAAGCGGCGGCCGATGCGGGGCTGAAAGTGATGTTGGATGGCCAAGGTAGCGATGAACAGCTCGCTGGATACGGCGGTAACGACACGGCCTTGTATACCGGGATGCTGCGCCGCGGGAGAATGCTCCGATTGGCTGGCGAGATCAATGCGTACCGTCGGCGCCAGGGCACGCTGCCGATCGCCCAATTGATCCTCGCGATGCGCAATGTGATGCCTGCGGTCGATACCTTGCTCCCGGCACGCGTCCGTATTACGCGCAGCATGCCGACCTGGCTGCGCGCCGTAGCGCCTAACGGCCACGATGATACGCCACCCATCGACTTACGGGACAGCCTGCGCCGGCAAACTTTCGACACGTCGCTGCCCGTGCTCCTGCGCTACGAGGATCGAAACTCGATGGCGTGGTCGATCGAATCGCGCGTCCCTTTCCTCGACTACAGGTTGGTAGAGTTTCTCGCGGGGCTGCCCGATGAGATGAAGCTGCATCGCGGCGTCACGAAAGTCGTTCTGCGACGTGCCGTTGCCGATGTGCTCCCTCCAACCGTACGCGACCGGCGCGACAAGATGGGCTTCGTCACGCCCGAGCGGACATGGTTAAGCGAGATTCCACGGGAGTGGACCCGCGAGCAGCTGCGCGTCGCGATCGACTGCTCGCCGAACGTGCTGCATGCGGATGCGGCGCTGAAGGAGGTCGAGGACATCCTCGCGGGCCGGGCACCGTTCTCATTCCTGCCGTGGCGATTCATCTGCTTGGGCCGATGGCTGCGCAACAATTCCGAGGGTGACGATCGGTCGGGAGACGTTTCGTCCGACAACGCATCGCGCCAGAGGACCGTGCAGTCCGCACCGGTATGA
- a CDS encoding FkbM family methyltransferase: protein MLRSLLRRLPHGRARAARWARHLYRHPFVDTVEPAELDIRLWINPRDCFQAEIWVGAYQPHVVRWIRNNVQTGDTVLCLGLHVGYVAALCRRLAGPTGHVFSAEPDAHAREFATRNLGLGDERDAPIDVFPGGFGSAESSILLYQSRVAGHSSFAAPHQPDRTVEVQVQRADIFLGARGVTAIDVLVLDVEGWELEVLRGLEGTLGRSKRLRGCVELSRWALADASTTAPEVLSWLAKRGVSLHHLAGDDWATTPVASAKQHLDA from the coding sequence ATGCTGCGTTCTCTTTTGCGCCGCCTGCCGCACGGGCGCGCGCGCGCCGCGCGTTGGGCACGTCATCTGTATCGGCACCCATTCGTCGATACTGTCGAGCCGGCCGAACTCGACATCCGGCTCTGGATCAACCCGCGCGATTGCTTCCAAGCGGAGATATGGGTCGGCGCATACCAACCGCACGTTGTCCGCTGGATCCGGAATAACGTACAGACGGGTGACACCGTGCTTTGCCTGGGTCTCCACGTCGGCTACGTGGCCGCGCTCTGCCGCCGACTCGCTGGCCCAACCGGCCACGTCTTCTCCGCCGAGCCGGACGCGCATGCCCGCGAGTTCGCGACGCGCAACCTAGGGCTCGGCGACGAACGCGATGCGCCGATCGATGTGTTCCCAGGCGGATTCGGCTCTGCCGAATCAAGCATACTACTCTACCAGTCGCGCGTGGCCGGTCACTCGTCGTTCGCGGCGCCGCATCAGCCAGATCGCACGGTCGAGGTCCAGGTCCAACGCGCGGATATTTTTCTCGGCGCGCGCGGCGTGACAGCGATTGATGTCCTCGTGCTCGATGTCGAGGGCTGGGAACTCGAGGTGTTACGCGGCCTTGAAGGTACGCTCGGTCGATCAAAGCGACTACGCGGATGCGTAGAACTCTCGCGCTGGGCGCTCGCGGACGCGAGTACGACGGCGCCGGAGGTGCTGAGCTGGCTCGCGAAACGCGGTGTGAGTCTACACCATTTGGCGGGTGACGATTGGGCGACCACTCCGGTCGCCTCCGCGAAACAGCACCTCGACGCGTAA
- a CDS encoding glycosyltransferase — MFTTKSFGLHDLRDQLGMPRASKLDHAFDPDLHRPVCLTKDDIDRYQCDVSFIGTWSAKKEKVLSSLVAARPNLRLRVWGHQWNRASAAGPLAKCIEHRAVVGGEYVRAIAGSAINLGILSEQRTGSSAGDQITSRTFHTPACGGFLLHERTHEVLQIFDDGSSIVCFGDDAEMIERVDEYLAAPVRRREIAERGRRVVESTHSWDARIQEILALHDAQR; from the coding sequence GTGTTCACGACCAAATCGTTCGGCCTGCACGACCTGCGCGACCAGCTTGGTATGCCCCGCGCGAGCAAGCTCGATCACGCATTCGACCCGGACCTGCATCGCCCCGTTTGTCTAACGAAGGACGACATCGATCGCTATCAGTGCGACGTCTCATTCATCGGCACGTGGTCAGCAAAGAAAGAAAAGGTCCTGTCATCTCTCGTAGCCGCGCGGCCGAACCTACGGCTCCGCGTCTGGGGCCACCAATGGAACCGGGCGAGCGCAGCCGGCCCATTGGCCAAGTGCATTGAGCATCGTGCGGTCGTCGGTGGCGAGTACGTCCGCGCGATCGCCGGCTCGGCGATCAACCTCGGGATACTGAGTGAACAACGCACCGGCTCATCGGCTGGCGATCAGATTACTAGCCGAACGTTTCACACGCCGGCGTGCGGTGGCTTTCTGCTGCATGAACGAACGCACGAGGTGCTTCAGATCTTTGACGACGGATCGAGCATCGTCTGCTTCGGCGATGACGCCGAGATGATCGAGCGCGTCGACGAGTATCTGGCTGCACCCGTCCGCCGGCGGGAGATCGCGGAACGCGGTCGACGCGTGGTCGAATCCACGCACAGCTGGGACGCGCGGATTCAGGAAATTCTCGCGCTTCACGACGCGCAACGATGA
- a CDS encoding glycosyltransferase family 4 protein, with protein sequence MSDAGSCRLAILASHPIQYFTPVYRRLASVPGLEVEVWYCRDFGARPRYDQQFDRVVKWDVDQLDGYSHRFLFNASPISNTFNPLHAINPGAFWRMFGRFDALWVNGYLYPSNYLAAIAAKASRARVLMRSELRADMRRDSKVPQSLRDAIIRRWIAMSDALLYIGCRNREAYLAYGADDSKLFFTPYSVDVDELAAAGARRADCGTLRRQWGVPEDRIVLLFVGKLTPRKHPEAMLHLAAECGRNVQIVLVGSGPLEQQLHAEVARIGLTNVSFLGFVNQRRLPEVYALADVFVMPSENEPWGLVLNEAMAAGLPPVVCADVGASADLIREGETGFTFANGDWSAMTALVRQLVTNPKARAIVGAAARTVSHRYSYRATASGVVDALTSLGVYATPSAVTAMRPAHDRA encoded by the coding sequence ATGAGCGACGCTGGCTCGTGTCGTCTCGCCATTCTAGCATCGCACCCGATTCAGTATTTCACGCCCGTGTATCGCCGGCTCGCAAGCGTGCCTGGCTTGGAGGTCGAAGTCTGGTACTGCAGAGATTTCGGTGCGCGTCCGAGGTACGATCAGCAGTTCGATCGCGTCGTCAAGTGGGATGTCGATCAGCTCGATGGATACAGCCACCGGTTCTTGTTCAACGCGAGTCCAATCAGCAACACCTTCAATCCGCTACACGCGATCAACCCCGGCGCATTCTGGCGTATGTTTGGCAGATTCGATGCGCTGTGGGTGAACGGCTATTTGTATCCCAGCAACTATCTCGCGGCAATCGCCGCGAAGGCGTCGCGCGCGCGCGTCCTAATGCGAAGTGAGCTGCGCGCCGATATGCGTCGGGATTCGAAGGTGCCGCAATCGCTTCGCGACGCGATCATCCGTCGGTGGATCGCGATGAGCGATGCCTTGCTCTACATCGGCTGCCGCAATCGCGAGGCATACCTCGCGTACGGTGCGGATGACAGCAAATTGTTCTTCACACCCTATAGCGTCGATGTCGACGAGCTCGCGGCAGCGGGCGCGAGACGCGCCGATTGCGGCACGTTGCGTCGGCAATGGGGCGTCCCCGAGGATCGCATAGTACTCTTGTTCGTTGGGAAGCTCACGCCACGCAAACACCCCGAAGCAATGCTGCATCTCGCCGCCGAGTGTGGCAGAAATGTACAGATCGTGCTGGTCGGCAGCGGCCCGCTCGAGCAGCAGCTCCATGCCGAAGTCGCGCGCATTGGTTTGACCAACGTATCGTTTCTCGGATTCGTCAACCAGCGCCGCCTGCCCGAGGTCTACGCTCTCGCCGATGTCTTCGTAATGCCATCGGAAAACGAACCATGGGGACTCGTGCTCAATGAGGCGATGGCCGCTGGCCTGCCGCCGGTCGTGTGCGCGGATGTGGGCGCTTCGGCAGATCTGATTCGCGAAGGCGAGACCGGCTTCACGTTCGCGAATGGCGATTGGAGCGCAATGACGGCGCTCGTCCGGCAGCTCGTAACTAATCCTAAGGCTCGAGCGATCGTCGGCGCAGCGGCGCGCACGGTGTCCCACCGCTATAGCTATCGCGCGACGGCGAGTGGAGTGGTCGACGCGCTCACATCGTTAGGCGTATACGCCACACCATCCGCGGTGAC